The genome window GTAGTCGAAGCTCGGCTCGCCGACGTTCACGCCAAACTCGGCTGCCTTCTTCACCTTCTGGGCGAGCGCAGCTGATTCGAGCAACGCCTTGGCGGGAATGCATCCCCAGAGGACGCATGTTCCACCGAGCCCCTCGCGCTCGATCACCGCGACCGACATGCCCAACTGCGCCGAGCGGATGGCGCCGACGTATCCGGCCGGTCCGCCGCCTATGAAGATCACATCGAATGATGCCATTTTCCGTTACCCGTTACCCGTTACCCGTTACCCGTTACCCGTTACCCGTTAGATCACAAGCAGAAGCGGATTCTCGAACAGCCGCTTCACCGACTGGAGGAACCTGGCGCCGGTCGCACCATCTATCACCCGGTGATCGCAGCTCATCGTGACGCGCATTCTTTGCCTCACGACGACCTGTCCGTCCACCACGACCGGCTTTGCTTCGACACCGCCGATGGCGAGGATGCCGGCTTCGGGCGGATTGATGATCGCCGTGAACTGGTCAATGCCGAGCATGCCGAGGTTGGAGACGGAGAACGTCGAGCCGGTGTACTGCGCCGGCATGAGCTTCCGCGCGCGGGCGAGCCCGGCGAGCTGCTTTGCTTCGGCCGAGATCTGTCCGATGGATTTGCGATCCGCATCGAAGATCACCGGTGTGATGAGCCCTTCCGGGATCGCGACCGCCATCGCCACGTGCACGCGGTTGAAGTGGCGAACGTGGTCGCCCATCCAGTGCGCGTTGATCTCCGGGTGATCGGAGAGCGCGTTTGCGACGGCTTTGATGACGATGTCGTTGAAGCTGATCTTGTAATCGTCGCCCAGCTCCTTGAGCTGCGCGCGCATGTCGGCCGCCCTCTCCGCATCCCACTCGGCCGTGAGATAGAACGTTGGCACGGGACCGATGGATTCGGCGAGCCGGCGTGCGATCGTTTTCCGGATCTGCGTGAGCGGAATGTCCTGGTAGTCGCCTTCGCGCGTGATGAATCGCGGAGCGGCTTGGGGTGCGGCGGCAGCGGCGCGCACGGGGCCCGCGGCAACGGCTGTCTCGACATCCTTCTTGATGATGCGACCGCCAGGGCCGGAGCCGCGAACGTTCGACAGCTCGACGCCGCGCTCGGAGGCGAGGCGCCGCGCGAGCGGTGAAGAGCGGGGACGGGAAGAAGAGGACGCAAAGGGAGCAGAGATCACAGAGATTGGAACCGCTCCGAACCCGGATGTGCGCGTCGGTGGCGGCGGAGGCGCGGGCACCTGCGATGGGGCGTCTGTCGCAGCCGGCGCCGTTGCCGGCGCTTCCGGCGACGGCTTTGGAGCAGCCGCGCTCGCTATGATCGCGTCAATGTTCTCGTCGGGTCCAGCGATGACGGCGAGCAGCGTTCCCACCGGCGACGAATCGCCCTCGTTGGCGATGCGCTTCCGTATTACCCCATCGCTGCGGGCAACCAGCTCCATCACCGCCTTGTCGGTCTCGACCTCGGCGAGGACGTCGCCCGATTTCACGGCGTCGCCTTCGTTCTTGAGCCATTTGACGAGGCGCCCTTCCTCCATCGTCGGAGAGAGCGCCTCCATCACAACGTTCGTCGCCATAGATCGTTAGCCGAGGTACATGACTTTTCTGATGGCCGCGATCGCCTTGGGGGCGTCGGCCTTCGCGAGCCTTTCCAGATTCTTCGCGTACGGCATGGGTACGTCTGCCTGGTGGACGCGGAGAACGGGCGCGTCGAGATCGTCGAAGCACTCTCTCTGAATGAAATCCACCACCTGCGCGCCAATGCCGCAGATCTCCCAGCCTTCCTCGAGAACGACCGCGCGATTCGTCTTGCTCACCGACGTCGCGATGGCTTCGACGTCCATCGGTCTCACCGTGCGGAGATCCACCACGTCCACCTTGATGTTCTCCTTCGCCAATGTGTCGGCCACCTGCATCGCCACCAGCGCCATCCTGCCGTGCGCGATGATCGAGCAGTCGCCGCCTTCGCGCTTCAGCTCGGCCTTTCCAATCGGGATGACGAGCTCACCGTCGGGCACTTCGCCCTTGGTGTTGTAGAGCATCTCGCCTTCGAGGAAAACAACCGGGTTGTCGTCACGGATGGCCGCCTTGAGCAGTCCCTTCGCGTCAGCGGGCGTTCCCGGGCAGATGACCTTGAGTCCGGGAATGTGCGCGAGCCAGCTCTCCCACGCCTGCGAATGCTGCGCGGAAAGCTGCAGCGCGGATCCGTTGGGGCCGCGGAATACCATCGGCATGGGAAACTGGCCGCCCGACATGTACAGCATCTTGGCGGCCGCGTTCACGACCTGGTCGAGCGCAAGCAGCGCGAAGTTCCACGTCATGAACTCGATGATCGGCCTCAAGCCGACCATCGCCGCGCCGACACCGATGCCGGCGAAGCCGAGCTCGGTGATCGGAGTGTCCACGATGCGCATCGGTCCGAACTCGTCGAGCAGACCCTTGGAGACCTTGTATGCGCCGTTGTACTGCGCAACTTCCTCGCCCATCAGGAAGACACGCTCGTCGCGGCTAAGCTCTTCGCGGAGCGCCTGCGTCAGCGCCTCGCGGTAGGTAAGTACGGCCATCTCAGCTCGTGGTGTCGACGAGAACGTCGGCGTAAAGGTCTTCCGGTGAAGGCTCGGGACTGGCTTCGGCGAAGTCCCACGCGTCCTGGCAGATTGCCTTGAGCTCCTCGTCCAGCTTCGAGAATTCGCCGTCCGAAAGCTGCCCGGCGACGCGCATGATGTCATGCAGCACGACGATCGGGTCTCGCTTCATGCTCTCCTCCAGCTCTTCCTTCGAGCGATACGTGCCGCTGGCCGCGTCGGACATGGAGTGACCCATGAAGCGGAACGTGCGCATCTCGATGAGCGTTGGCTTGCTCTCCTTGCGCGCCAGCTCCACGGCGCGTCCGATCGCGTCGCGCACGGCGAAGATGTCCTGGGCGTCAACCGACTCACCGGGCATTCTGTACGCGGCGGCGCGGACGTGAACGTCCTCGTTCGCGGTGGAGCGCGAGATCGCGGTGCCCATGCCGTAGCGGTTGTTCTCGATCACGAAAACGGCGGGAAGATTCCACAGCGCAGCCATGTTCAGCGCTTCGTGGAACGAGCCGATGTTCACCGCCGCCTCGCCGAAGAAGCAGACGCATACCTGGTCACCCTTGCGGTACTTGATGGCCCACGCGACTCCGGCTGCGAGCGGGACGTGCGCGCCGACGATGCCGTGTCCGCCGAGGAATCCGAGGCTCTTATCGAAGAGGTGCATCGAACCGCCCTTGCCGTGCGAGCAGCCGTCCCTGCGTCCAAACAGCTCGGCCATGACGGAGCGCGGCTTCATTCCACGCGCCAGCGCCTGCCCGTGATCGCGATAGGACGTCACCACGTAATCGTCGGGGCGAAGCACTGACATCGTGCCGGTGGAGATCGCCTCCTGCCCGATGTAGAGGTGGCAGAATCCGCCGATCTTGCCGAGGGCGTACGCTTCGGCGGCCCGCTCCTCGAACCGGCGCTGCAGCAACATCGAGCGGAGCAGCTCCTTTCGGAACGCCGCCTCGTCGGTGGCGGCAGACGCCGCCTTGTTCTCTTCGTCAGCCATTACCTGCCTGGATTTGCGAGTCTGTTCGCGGCGAATGGTTTCGGTCATACGCCGGCGGCCTGCACCTGCTCCCACGCGTGATAGCTCGACCGCACCAGCGGCGCCGATTCGACGTGGCGGAAGCCCATCTCCATCCCCGCCTCGTACAGATGGCGGAATTCAACTGGCGTGTAGTAGCGATCGAGGGCGATGTGATTGTCGCTCGGACGCAGGTACTGGCCAATCGTCAGGAGGTCCACGTCCACCTTGCGAAGATCGCGCATGACGAGGAGGACCTCCTCGATGGTCTCACCCATGCCGAGAATGATTCCGGTCTTGGTCGGAATGTCGGGCGCGATGCGCTTGGCCGTCCGGAAGATATCCATGACGCGCGGATACCGTCCGCCCGGTCGTGCCTTCTTGTAAAGGCGAGGGACGGTCTCGGTGTTGTGATTGTAGATTTCGGGCTCTGCCTCGAGCACGGTGCGGATGCTGTCCTCGTTGCCCTGGAAGTCCGGCACCAGCACTTCGACGGAGCAGCCCGGTACCCGCGCATGGATCTGCCTGATGGTTTCGGCGAATATGTACGCGCCAAAATCGGGCAGGTCGTCACGGTCCACCGAGGTGATGACGGCGTGCTGGAGCTGCATCTGGGCGATGGCTTCGGCGACGCGATCGGGCTCCGAGATGTCGTACTTCGGGGGCCTGCCGTGCGCGACCGCGCAGTACGCGCAGTTCCGGGTGCAGACGTCGCCGAGGATCATGAACGCGGCTGTGCCGTGCTCCCAGCATTCGCCGACGTTGGGGCAGTGCGCCTCCTCGCATACCGAATGGAGGTCCAGCTCGCGCATCATGTGCTTGAGCCGCAGGTAGTTGGGTCCGCCCGGAGCCTTCACCTTGAGCCACGACGGCTTGCGCTGGGGAAGGGGCTCGACGCGATGGCGACCCATGATCTGGTATAGCACTTCGCTCATTTGTCCGGGGGAATCTATCCTAAAAGCGCCCTGGGCGAAATTGAGACAGATCGTGTCGGGCGGCCTGGCCGGTCACGATCTCCGCGACGGTTTCTCCCGTGAGCGGTGCGAGGAGGATTCCGTTGCGGGAATGACCGCACGCATAGACGATCTGAGGATGATCGGGATCCGGTCCGAGGATCGGCAGCATGTCGGGCGTGACAGGGCGAAGGCCCGCCCAGCCGGCCATCATCGGAGCGATGCTCAGGGCGGGGGCGATCTCTTCGGCGGCGGAGCGGACCTTGGCGATTCCTTCGGATGTTGTCTCGGAGACGAAGCCGACATTCTCCATGGTGCTCCCGGCGATGGTCGTTCCTGACGCTCGTGGGACAAGGTAGCCGCGCGGTCCGTACGTGACGTGCCTTAGCCCGACCGACGCAAACGACACCAGCTGGCCGCGAGATGGCGCGACAACGTGAAGCGCGGGCGCGCCTTCGATCGCCGCTCCCCATGCGCCTGGTGCGAGAACCACATGCTCTCCCTCGAGAATCTCGCCGGATGCCAATTCCGCCGAAGCGGAGGATGCGCTGCCTGACACGCGGAGCACGGCCCCTGTCAGGCGCCTGATGAGAGGTGTCCTGTTCACGAGTTCCGAGAGCGCGGCAACGAGAAGCACGTTGTCCACGGATCCGTCGTCCGGATTCAGCACCGCGCCAAGCGCATGCCCGAGAGCGGGCTCCATTTCCGCGAGCTCGGACCGCTCGAGCCACTGGCTGTGTGGCGCGGCCGTCCCGCGGAGGCCGCGAACTCCTTTCTCACTCAGCGCGACCTGGAGTATGCCGAGCCGGTTGAGCGGCACGCGCATGCCCGTGGCATCGGCGAGCGACTCGAGGAAGCCGGGATAGAAATCCCTTGCCGCGATCGCGAAGCGATGCGCGGGACCCGTCGCCCGCTCGACGGACGGGGCGAGCATTCCGGCCGCGGCGGCGGAGGCCTGGCCGCTCCGCAGCTCGCCGACGAGGATGACAGTTCGGCCGCGCCGCGCGATTGCGGTGGCGGCGCACAGTCCGATCACCCCCGCGCCGACGACGACGGTATCAGCGGTTTGCGTCATCCTCGTGCGTCCCTTGTCCGGGCCGTCATCGCCCGAGCGTTTGCGCCTGGGCTGTCGCGGGAATGTACGATCTCAGGTACAAATTGAGTGAGCCAAACGACAGCCGCGACTTGATC of Gemmatimonadaceae bacterium contains these proteins:
- a CDS encoding FAD-dependent oxidoreductase; this encodes MTQTADTVVVGAGVIGLCAATAIARRGRTVILVGELRSGQASAAAAGMLAPSVERATGPAHRFAIAARDFYPGFLESLADATGMRVPLNRLGILQVALSEKGVRGLRGTAAPHSQWLERSELAEMEPALGHALGAVLNPDDGSVDNVLLVAALSELVNRTPLIRRLTGAVLRVSGSASSASAELASGEILEGEHVVLAPGAWGAAIEGAPALHVVAPSRGQLVSFASVGLRHVTYGPRGYLVPRASGTTIAGSTMENVGFVSETTSEGIAKVRSAAEEIAPALSIAPMMAGWAGLRPVTPDMLPILGPDPDHPQIVYACGHSRNGILLAPLTGETVAEIVTGQAARHDLSQFRPGRF
- the lipA gene encoding lipoyl synthase, translating into MSEVLYQIMGRHRVEPLPQRKPSWLKVKAPGGPNYLRLKHMMRELDLHSVCEEAHCPNVGECWEHGTAAFMILGDVCTRNCAYCAVAHGRPPKYDISEPDRVAEAIAQMQLQHAVITSVDRDDLPDFGAYIFAETIRQIHARVPGCSVEVLVPDFQGNEDSIRTVLEAEPEIYNHNTETVPRLYKKARPGGRYPRVMDIFRTAKRIAPDIPTKTGIILGMGETIEEVLLVMRDLRKVDVDLLTIGQYLRPSDNHIALDRYYTPVEFRHLYEAGMEMGFRHVESAPLVRSSYHAWEQVQAAGV
- the pdhA gene encoding pyruvate dehydrogenase (acetyl-transferring) E1 component subunit alpha translates to MADEENKAASAATDEAAFRKELLRSMLLQRRFEERAAEAYALGKIGGFCHLYIGQEAISTGTMSVLRPDDYVVTSYRDHGQALARGMKPRSVMAELFGRRDGCSHGKGGSMHLFDKSLGFLGGHGIVGAHVPLAAGVAWAIKYRKGDQVCVCFFGEAAVNIGSFHEALNMAALWNLPAVFVIENNRYGMGTAISRSTANEDVHVRAAAYRMPGESVDAQDIFAVRDAIGRAVELARKESKPTLIEMRTFRFMGHSMSDAASGTYRSKEELEESMKRDPIVVLHDIMRVAGQLSDGEFSKLDEELKAICQDAWDFAEASPEPSPEDLYADVLVDTTS
- a CDS encoding dihydrolipoamide acetyltransferase family protein, coding for MATNVVMEALSPTMEEGRLVKWLKNEGDAVKSGDVLAEVETDKAVMELVARSDGVIRKRIANEGDSSPVGTLLAVIAGPDENIDAIIASAAAPKPSPEAPATAPAATDAPSQVPAPPPPPTRTSGFGAVPISVISAPFASSSSRPRSSPLARRLASERGVELSNVRGSGPGGRIIKKDVETAVAAGPVRAAAAAPQAAPRFITREGDYQDIPLTQIRKTIARRLAESIGPVPTFYLTAEWDAERAADMRAQLKELGDDYKISFNDIVIKAVANALSDHPEINAHWMGDHVRHFNRVHVAMAVAIPEGLITPVIFDADRKSIGQISAEAKQLAGLARARKLMPAQYTGSTFSVSNLGMLGIDQFTAIINPPEAGILAIGGVEAKPVVVDGQVVVRQRMRVTMSCDHRVIDGATGARFLQSVKRLFENPLLLVI